Proteins from a genomic interval of Sinobacterium norvegicum:
- the panC gene encoding pantoate--beta-alanine ligase, producing the protein MKTLTTVYALRRAIAGNRTQGQRVCFVPTMGNLHEGHLTLVREAKRRGECVVVSIFVNPMQFGANEDLDSYPRTLAADKEKLFGEGTTYLFAPTVSEMYPNGTGPQSQLSVPEVTETLCGASRPGHFTGVSTVVSKLFNIVQPDIAFFGKKDFQQLQVIRKMVDDMCMPVEIVGVDTSRAEDGLALSSRNGFLSEQERKVAPRLHQILQEYRDAIANGFDNYKELEHHAQNDLKNAGFSPDYFTICDAETLHDVTEDTDEIVILAAAKLGTPRLIDNVTLTLAPHSDYRMLG; encoded by the coding sequence ATGAAAACTCTAACAACAGTTTACGCTCTGCGCCGTGCTATTGCCGGCAACCGCACTCAGGGTCAGCGCGTCTGTTTTGTACCTACAATGGGCAACCTACACGAAGGGCATCTGACGCTGGTACGCGAGGCTAAGCGCCGCGGCGAATGTGTTGTGGTCAGCATCTTTGTCAACCCGATGCAATTTGGCGCCAACGAAGATCTCGACAGCTATCCCCGTACGCTTGCCGCCGATAAAGAAAAACTATTTGGCGAGGGCACCACCTATCTATTCGCCCCTACCGTCAGCGAGATGTACCCCAACGGTACCGGGCCTCAATCGCAACTCAGCGTACCTGAAGTCACCGAAACACTGTGTGGCGCTTCACGCCCAGGTCACTTCACCGGCGTCTCCACTGTTGTCAGCAAACTGTTTAATATTGTTCAGCCTGATATCGCCTTTTTCGGTAAAAAAGATTTCCAGCAGCTACAGGTCATTCGCAAAATGGTCGATGACATGTGCATGCCGGTTGAAATTGTTGGTGTCGACACCAGCCGCGCCGAAGACGGCCTTGCCCTCAGCTCACGCAACGGCTTCCTATCTGAGCAGGAGCGCAAGGTAGCACCCCGCCTGCATCAAATACTGCAGGAGTATCGCGACGCGATTGCCAACGGCTTCGATAATTACAAAGAGCTAGAGCATCACGCCCAGAATGATTTGAAAAACGCCGGTTTCAGCCCTGACTACTTCACTATTTGCGATGCAGAAACACTGCATGACGTCACTGAAGATACTGACGAAATCGTCATTCTCGCCGCCGCCAAACTCGGTACGCCACGGCTGATTGACAACGTTACGCTAACACTGGCGCCGCACAGCGATTACCGTATGCTTGGCTAA
- the panB gene encoding 3-methyl-2-oxobutanoate hydroxymethyltransferase: MSKYTIQSLAALKKEKKKFACLTAYDATFSRVISESGIETMLVGDSLGNVLQGHDTTVPVTTDDIAYHTAGVARGNTGAMVIADLPFMSYATPEQAMINSTKLMQAGAHVVKLEGGQWLCPTIAMLTERGIPVCAHLGLTPQSVNTLGGFKVQGRSPEQAEAIIDDAKAIEAAGAGLLVLECVPSDLARTISELLTIPVIGIGAGNSTDGQVLVIHDMLGLNPRPAKFVKNFMAEAGGDITKAVMLFGEQTRNGSFPAAEHTFN, translated from the coding sequence GCACTTAAGAAAGAAAAGAAGAAGTTCGCCTGCCTAACCGCGTACGATGCAACCTTCTCCCGCGTGATCTCTGAATCCGGTATTGAAACCATGCTGGTCGGCGACTCCCTCGGCAACGTATTACAAGGCCACGACACGACGGTACCTGTCACCACCGATGATATCGCCTACCATACCGCCGGCGTAGCTCGTGGTAACACTGGCGCTATGGTGATTGCCGATCTCCCGTTCATGAGTTATGCCACCCCAGAACAGGCAATGATTAACTCAACAAAGTTAATGCAGGCTGGGGCCCATGTCGTCAAACTTGAAGGCGGACAGTGGCTATGCCCAACAATTGCCATGCTGACCGAACGCGGCATCCCCGTTTGCGCCCACTTAGGGCTGACACCACAATCGGTCAACACGCTCGGTGGTTTCAAAGTCCAGGGGCGCTCTCCAGAGCAGGCCGAGGCTATTATCGACGATGCCAAAGCCATAGAAGCTGCCGGTGCCGGCTTGCTGGTGCTGGAATGCGTTCCCAGCGACCTAGCCAGAACAATCAGCGAGCTTTTGACCATCCCAGTTATCGGCATCGGTGCCGGCAACAGTACTGACGGTCAAGTATTAGTGATACACGACATGCTAGGGCTAAACCCGCGACCAGCGAAGTTCGTTAAGAACTTTATGGCAGAGGCTGGCGGCGATATCACCAAAGCGGTGATGCTATTCGGCGAGCAGACCAGAAATGGCAGTTTTCCCGCCGCAGAACACACCTTTAACTAG